GGGATCGTCCGGATGGACTTCTGGCTGTGGCTGAACAAAGCCACTTAACCCTAGGCGTCTTTAAACAATCTCTGGGGGATAATCCCTTTATTATTGTTGCTGAAGCGATTGAAAAGCCAGGAAACTTAGGCACGATTTTGCGATCTGCCGATGCGAGTGGTGTGGATGGTGTCATTGTTTGTGATCGTTGTACGGATATTCATAATCCAAATGTTGTACGATCAAGTGTCGGTACATTGTTTACTGTCCCTGTTTTTGAAGCTACAAGTGTAGGGGTGATTCGCTGGTTGAAACAAGCAGGGATTGCCATTGTGGCGGCGACTCCTCATGCTGTTGAGGAATATACAGATGTTAACTTAAAGGGCCCAGTAGCTATTGTCGTTGGTACAGAGCAGGTAGGCCTTACTCAAAATTGGATGGATGAGGCGGATATTCAAGTAAGAATCCCTATGCATGGCATTGCTGACTCTCTTAATGTCGCTACAGCGACAACACTTCTCCTTTATGAAGTTCTAAGACAGCGCAAATAATGGAAATTCTCTTTGAGGACAATCACCTGTTTGTTGTGAATAAACCTGCGGGAATTCCTACACAGGATGTTCCAGGTATGGCAAATAGCTTAGAAGCACAAGCTAAGAATTGGATTAAAGAACGCTATCAGAAGCCGGGCGCTGTCTATCTTCATGCGATCCATCGGTTAGATAAACCTGTAAGCGGTGTTGTTGTTTTTGCTCGAACAAGCAAAGCGCTTTCACGTTTAAACGAAGAAATTCGAGCAAAAAAAACCAAAAAAAACTATCTTGCGATTGTTGAGGGGGCTGTTACCCCTTCTCAAGGACGACTGGAGCATTACTTGTTCCACGGGGAGCACAAGGCGGTTTTGTCAAATGCTAAACATGGGCAAGAGGCTCGTTTAACCTACTTAGTTTTGCAAAAGGCGAGTCAAAAAAGTCATGTCTACATTGCGCTTGATACAGGAAGATATCACCAAATAAGAGCACAATTTAGCTTCTCAGGCCATCCTATTTACGGGGATCAAAAATATGGCAGTTCCTCCCGTTTTAAAGAAAATGCCATTGCTTTACATCATTATCGTTTTATCATTGCCCACCCTACCACAAAAGAGGAAATGGTTTTCAAGGCACCTTGTTCGTTTATGACGGATGATTTGCTGACTTTTCTTCCTCAGGAAGAATATTAGGCATCGCTGGCATAGCCGTTAACACACTCTGTAGCGTCTCAAACTCATTAATCACACGGTCAATGTTCTGAACGATAATTGGCGTGTCTTGATGTTTGGCCATTTTTTCGGTACCAAATAGTTCTTTCATATCGAGGAATGGTTGTAGGAGTATCCGAATGTTCGTCTTTTTATCTCTTCGGAAAGTCTCCTTAGCAATCGCATCCAGGGTATTAACAATGCTTAAAAAAGGAGGTTGAAGTTCAAGGTAGGAGACATCGAATTCTTTTGTGATGGCCTTAACAATCTCTAGCAATGTAAGACTTGTCTTCACCCCAATTTCTTGAAAACCTTGAGTTTGAGCCTCTTGGC
Above is a genomic segment from Chlamydiales bacterium STE3 containing:
- a CDS encoding Uncharacterized protein (Product derived from UniProtKB/Trembl:F8KVC0), which produces MWGDGFRRGAGCFFCSQWNIREMAKMLEISSLQNPKVKQALQLWERKEREKTNLFLIEGFRELSRAIEGGQKVKWLFFCRDYFLGENEDDLIQQIERTDAEIFSCTKAVFKKLSYRDRPDGLLAVAEQSHLTLGVFKQSLGDNPFIIVAEAIEKPGNLGTILRSADASGVDGVIVCDRCTDIHNPNVVRSSVGTLFTVPVFEATSVGVIRWLKQAGIAIVAATPHAVEEYTDVNLKGPVAIVVGTEQVGLTQNWMDEADIQVRIPMHGIADSLNVATATTLLLYEVLRQRK
- a CDS encoding Pseudouridine synthase (Product derived from UniProtKB/Trembl:K2DPM4;EC number derived from UniProtKB/Trembl:K2DPM4), which encodes MEILFEDNHLFVVNKPAGIPTQDVPGMANSLEAQAKNWIKERYQKPGAVYLHAIHRLDKPVSGVVVFARTSKALSRLNEEIRAKKTKKNYLAIVEGAVTPSQGRLEHYLFHGEHKAVLSNAKHGQEARLTYLVLQKASQKSHVYIALDTGRYHQIRAQFSFSGHPIYGDQKYGSSSRFKENAIALHHYRFIIAHPTTKEEMVFKAPCSFMTDDLLTFLPQEEY